Proteins encoded in a region of the Manis javanica isolate MJ-LG chromosome 15, MJ_LKY, whole genome shotgun sequence genome:
- the LOC108389157 gene encoding uncharacterized protein isoform X5 produces MLENFSHLVSLAGIPCSKPDLITWLERGEEPWREERRHRPGPGPAEAKPEIHLSPCCPLTSAQHILLRHTIHDHSAQMSAGARATNYPQLRNPGLEHQEKEQEELSQQSDQSDWAEGQETENSQTLLRRGSLMSGIPSSPHPTQAVSLGQRNSVVEIEGSQAQKVNPKETGKVFEGVGNSGWEGFMHANCGQGFSQKTDVLEHREVHYRQNPLTCRESGQDFTDKSELFLHLKMHPGEIPYMCREGGPDFSSKSNLVTHQTTHSGEKPFVCKQCGKGFTVKSALISHKRTHSGEKPFLCMECGKSFIRKSNLISHQRTHSEEKPFLCNECGKGFTHKSTLICHQRSHSGEKPFVCNECGKRFTHKSTLICHQRSHSGEKPFVCKECGKGFTQKSSLVAHQWLHSGEKPFVCKECGKGFNHKSNLMRHQRTHSGEKPFVCQECGKRFMCRSILMYHQKTHSGEKPFVCKECGKGFIRKSELMHHQKTHSTVKPFVCKECGKGFIHESDLMYHQRTHSGEKPFVCKECGKGFIRKSTLMCHQRTHSGGKAFVCTECGKGFIYKSVLIEHQRTHSGEKAFVCTECGKRFTHKSNLMGHQRTHSGEKPFVCKDCGQGFSRKSALKSHWSTHSGEKPFVCKTCGHAYKRKLGLISHERTHSGEKPFVCKECGRSFSHKPSLYSHQRTHSGEKPFVCRNCGQSFRWKPSLVNHQNKHLGVKPFVCRYCGRNFSMKLYLLRHLKTHSGEKPFVCKECGQAFIRKKSLLAHQWRHSGKKPFLCKHCGKAFVHKSSLTTHKWKHSEEKPFVCKDCGKGFLHKSSFTYHLRTHSGERPFECRECGQGFLKKSSLTSHLRRHSGEKPFECTECGVGFLHKVSLVYHQRKHSGETFSV; encoded by the coding sequence CAGAAGCAAAGCCAGAAAtccatctctctccctgctgcccactgACCTCCGCTCAGCACATCCTCTTGAGGCACACAATTCACGACCATTCTGCTCAGATGTCTGCAGGTGCACGTGCAACAAATTACCCACAGCTGAGGAATCCTGGGCTGGAGCACCAGGAAAAAGAGCAGGAAGAACTCTCTCAGCAGAGCGACCAGAGTGATTGGGCAGAAGGTCAAGAGACAGAAAACTCCCAGACCTTGCTGAGGAGGGGGAGTCTGATGTCTGGGATACCTTCCAGCCCACACCCCACCCAGGCAGTAAGTCTGGGGCAAAGGAACTCAGTGGTGGAAATAGAGGGCAGCCAAGCCCAGAAGGTAAATCCTAAAGAAACAGGCAAAGTTTTTGAAGGAGTAGGAAATTCAGGGTGGGAGGGGTTCATGCATGCGAATTGTGGGCAAGGCTTTAGCCAGAAGACAGACGTACTCGAGCACAGAGAAGTACATTATAGACAGAATCCTTTAACATGCAGGGAGAGTGGACAGGACTTTACTGATAAGTCAGAACTCTTCTTGCACCTGAAGATGCACCCAGGAGAGATTCCATATATGTGCAGGGAGGGTGGGCCAGACTTCAGCAGTAAGTCAAACCTCGTAACACACCAGACGACACACTctggggagaagccttttgtgtgcaagcAGTGTGGGAAAGGCTTTACTGTGAAATCAGCTTTGATCTCCCACAAGCGGAcacactcaggggagaagccttttcTATGCATGGAGTGTGGGAAAAGCTTTATCCGAAAATCCAACCTGATATCCCACCAGAGGACACACTCAGAAGAGAAGCCTTTTCTGTGCAATgagtgtgggaaaggctttaCTCATAAATCAACCCTTATCTGCCACCAGAGATCtcactcaggggagaagccttttgtgtgcaatGAGTGTGGGAAACGCTTTACTCATAAATCAACCCTTATCTGCCACCAGAGATCTCACTCAGgagagaagccttttgtgtgcaaggagtgtgggaaaggctttaCCCAAAAATCAAGCCTAGTCGCCCACCAGTGGTTacactcaggggagaagccttttgtgtgcaaggagtgtgggaaaggctttaACCATAAATCAAACCTGATGCGTCACCAGAGGACtcactcaggggagaagccttttgtgtgccaGGAGTGTGGGAAACGCTTTATGTGTAGATCAATCCTGATGTACCACCAGAAGACtcactcaggggagaagccttttgtgtgcaaggagtgtgggaaaggctttaTCCGTAAATCAGAACTGATGCACCACCAGAAGACTCACTCAACGGTGAAGCCTTTTGTGTGTAAggagtgtgggaaaggctttaTCCATGAATCAGACCTGATGTACCACCAGAGGACACACTCgggggagaagccttttgtgtgcaaggagtgtgggaaaggctttaTCCGTAAATCAACCCTGATGTGCCATCAGAGGACTCACTCAGGCGGGAAGGCTTTTGTGTGCACAgagtgtgggaaaggctttaTCTATAAATCAGTCCTTATAGAGCACCAGAGGACTCACTCAGGGGAGAAAGCTTTTGTGTGCACGGAGTGTGGGAAACGCTTTACCCATAAATCAAACCTGATGGGCCACCAGAGGACTCACTctggggagaagccttttgtgtgcaaggacTGTGGGCAAGGATTTTCCCGAAAATCAGCCCTCAAATCCCATTGGAGTAcacactcaggggagaagccttttgtgtgtaAGACGTGTGGGCATGCCTATAAACGAAAATTAGGCCTGATCTCCCATGAGAGGAcacactcaggagagaaaccttttgtgtgcaaggagtgtgggcGAAGCTTTTCCCATAAACCATCCCTGTACTCCCACCAGCGTACACATTCAGGAGAGAAGCCCTTTGTGTGCAGGAATTGTGGGCAGAGTTTCAGGTGGAAGCCCAGTCTCGTAAACCATCAGAATAAACACTTGGGGgtgaagccttttgtgtgcaggTACTGTGGGCGAAATTTCAGCATGAAGTTGTATCTCCTACGTCATCTGAAGAcacactcaggggagaagccttttgttTGCAAGGAGTGTGGACAAGCCTTTATCCGAAAAAAATCCCTTCTCGCCCATCAGTGGAGACACTCGGGGAAGAAGCCATTTCTGTGCAAGCACTGTGGGAAAGCCTTTGTCCACAAATCATCCCTGACAACCCACAAGTGGAAACACTCAGaggagaagccttttgtgtgcaaggacTGTGGAAAAGGCTTTCTCCACAAATCATCTTTTACCTACCACCTGAGGACGCACTCAGGGGAGAGGCCTTTTGAGTGCAGGGAATGCGGACAAgggtttttaaagaaatcatctCTTACCTCCCACCTGAGGAGACACTCGGGGGAGAAGCCTTTTGAGTGCACGGAGTGTGGTGTAGGTTTTCTCCACAAGGTATCCCTCGTCTACCACCAGCGGAAACACTCGGGAGAAACCTTTTCTGTGTAG